A region from the Pristiophorus japonicus isolate sPriJap1 chromosome 14, sPriJap1.hap1, whole genome shotgun sequence genome encodes:
- the adma gene encoding adrenomedullin a isoform X1: MPTASKQTEIVKQKALTPALLLFCLAGFTMRVVHVALLYCCCVYSAFVNVDAKLDVASEFKKRLNAWALSRAKRDLKTSKLKTQGVVASSQQFVRAEDVKENLNVHSSSDAHIRVKRYRHGLPHFSQLHLNRPSCQLGTCQVQKLSHRLNQLLNNPEKDDMARWSTWSPNSYGRKRRSVRSKIALTMSREQDILART, translated from the exons ATGCCCACAGCCTCAAAACAAACAGAAATTGTAAAACAAAAAGCCCTAACGCCGGCTTTGCTTTTGTTTTGTCTGGCAGGTTTCACCATGAGGGTGGTTCACGTTGCCCTCCTGTACTGCTGCTGCGTCTATTCAGCTTTCGTCAATGTGGATGCCAAATTGGACGTAGCTTCGGAATTTAAAAAAAG GTTGAACGCTTGGGCTTTAAGCCGAGCAAAGAGAGATTTGAAAACTTCCAAGCTGAAGACTCAGGGAGTGGTAGCAAGTAGCCAACAGTTCGTGAGGGCAGAAGACGTCAAGGAAAACTTAAACGTTCACTCCAG CTCCGACGCGCATATCCGCGTGAAGCGCTACCGACACGGTTTGCCGCATTTTTCACAACTGCATCTGAACCGGCCGAGTTGCCAACTTGGGACGTGCCAGGTGCAGAAGCTGAGCCACCGGTTAAACCAGCTCCTCAATAACCCGGAGAAGGACGACATGGCTCGGTGGAGCACGTGGAGCCCCAACAGCTACGGCAGGAAACGGCGATCCGTGCGATCCAAAATAGCGCTTACGATGTCTCGGGAACAGGATATACTGGCAAGGACGTGA
- the adma gene encoding adrenomedullin a isoform X2, with amino-acid sequence MRVVHVALLYCCCVYSAFVNVDAKLDVASEFKKRLNAWALSRAKRDLKTSKLKTQGVVASSQQFVRAEDVKENLNVHSSSDAHIRVKRYRHGLPHFSQLHLNRPSCQLGTCQVQKLSHRLNQLLNNPEKDDMARWSTWSPNSYGRKRRSVRSKIALTMSREQDILART; translated from the exons ATGAGGGTGGTTCACGTTGCCCTCCTGTACTGCTGCTGCGTCTATTCAGCTTTCGTCAATGTGGATGCCAAATTGGACGTAGCTTCGGAATTTAAAAAAAG GTTGAACGCTTGGGCTTTAAGCCGAGCAAAGAGAGATTTGAAAACTTCCAAGCTGAAGACTCAGGGAGTGGTAGCAAGTAGCCAACAGTTCGTGAGGGCAGAAGACGTCAAGGAAAACTTAAACGTTCACTCCAG CTCCGACGCGCATATCCGCGTGAAGCGCTACCGACACGGTTTGCCGCATTTTTCACAACTGCATCTGAACCGGCCGAGTTGCCAACTTGGGACGTGCCAGGTGCAGAAGCTGAGCCACCGGTTAAACCAGCTCCTCAATAACCCGGAGAAGGACGACATGGCTCGGTGGAGCACGTGGAGCCCCAACAGCTACGGCAGGAAACGGCGATCCGTGCGATCCAAAATAGCGCTTACGATGTCTCGGGAACAGGATATACTGGCAAGGACGTGA